A region of the Pseudarthrobacter sp. MM222 genome:
TGCCGTTCCTGGATGCCGGGATGCTGGTCGAGATCGAACTCGTCGCCCAGAAGAGCGCCAGCTAGCCGCCCGTACGGGCCGGCAGGCCATAGCGGTGCTCGGGCCGCCCGGTGGTGCCGTACCGCAACTGGATATCGACGGCGCCGTCGTCCGCCAGTGACGACAGGTAGCGCTGGGCAGTTGCCCGGGACACGCCTACCCGGGTGGCGACCTCGGCCGCCGAATACTGTTCACCCGGTTCCAGCGATTCAAGCACCGCCGCCTCGGTGGCGGACCTGGGCTTGGCCGAGGCGATGACGTCCCCCGGGATCAGGGCACGCTTGGCCCGTTCCACCGTGTCCTGGGTGACCGACCCGGGCTGGGCCAGGATCCGCCGGTAGCGGGCGTATGAGCGCAGCTGCTGCGAGAGCGATTCAGCCGTGAACGGCTTGAGCAGGTAGCCGAGCGCCCCCCGCCGGAAGGCGAGCCGGAGCGACGCCGCGTCCGAGGCCGCGCTGAGGATCATAGTGTCCACATCCAGCTGGTGCAGCAGGTCCAGGCCGGACGCGTCCGGCAGGTACACGTCCAGCAGGATCAAATCGGGGCGCAGGCTGTGGATGGCCTGCAGCGCCTGGGAGGCAGATCCGGCCGGGGGCAGCGCCAGGAACCCTGCCACCGAATCCACGTAGGCCGCGTGCAGCTTGGCGACGTGGAAATCATCGTCCACAATCAGCACGCGGAAATCGTCAGACATCATTGTCCCTTTCATCTGGTTTGTTCCCGTGCGACGTCGTTCCCGGCAGGGTCGCCATGAACACAGCTCCCGGGCCGCCGGGGGAGCCGCGCTCCAGCACCCGCACGTCCCCGCCGCGGCGGCGCGCCAGTTGGCGGGCGAGGGCCAGCCCCAGTCCCTGCCCGGCGCCGGCCCGGACGGGGCGTTCCGACGTCGTAAAGCCTTCGGCGAATACGTCATCCCCCTCCGCCCCTCCGGCCACTGCCGCCGGCAGCCCGTCGCCGGAGTCCCCGACGACGATGTGCAGGGTTCCCGGTCCGGCGCCCGCGCCGCCTGCCCCGGGCCCGTCCAGCACCTCCACCTCCACCCAGCGTTCGGCGGCCGAGCCGGCCACCGCGGCGTTCACCGCGTTGTCGATGAGATTTCCGAGGACAGTGGTGACTTCCTGCGGCTCGGTGACCTGGCCCCGGACCAGGGTTTCCGGGCCCAGCCGTAGACTCACGCCGCGCTCGTCCGCCTCCACGCCCTTGGCCCCGAGGAACGCCTGCAGGTAGGGGTCCTGGAGCAGTTCGGCCTGGTCCACCGGAAACTTCAGCGGGCCGGTGGCCGCCAGCCGGGCCACGTACTCGCGGGCCTGCTGGTGTTGGCCGATGCTCATGAATCCGGCGATAGTGTGCAGCTGGTTGGCGAATTCGTGGCGCTGGGCCCGAAGCGCCGTGGACATGGTGCCGACCGCGTCGAGTTGGCGGGTGAGCTGTTGGAGTTCGGTGCGGTCCCGGAGCATGACCACCCACCCGAGGTCTTCCCGGCCATGCAGCGCCTTGCGAGCGCTCGCCACCAGGATACGGGCGCCGGCCACGAACTCCACCGCGTCGCCCTCCGCGGCATCGGCGCGGGTCAGGGCCTTGAGCTGGGCTGGGACCGGGGCGGCTGCCCACGGTGTTCCGGCCAGGTCCGGCTGGCCCAGGAGCCGCTGCGCCGCGGCGTTGAAGACGCTGATCCGGCCGTCCGCGGAGACGCCGATGACGCCGTCGTCCACGCCCTGGAGGACAGCCACCTGGTCATGGACCAGGGTGCTGATCTCCTCCGGTTCCAGGCCCAGCGTGAGCCGCTGCAGGCGGCGGCGCAGCAGGAAGGAGGCGAGTACCCCGGCGAGCAGGGCCCCGGCGGCGGTCAGGGCGATGGGAACGATGTCCCGGGCCAGGCTCTGGCCGATGGTTTCGGTGGAATAGCCCACGCTGACCTCGCCGGCCACCGCCTCCGAGCCCGGGGCGAACACGGGGACCTTGGCGCCGGCGGATGGTCCGAGCGTGCCCGTGTTCCGGGTGGTGACCTCCTTGCCGGCCAGTGCCTCGGACGGGTCGGTGCTGACCCGTTCGCCCAGCCGCTCGGCATCGGGGTGGGCCAGCCGCAGGCCGGTCTCATCGGTGATGACAACAAACAGTGCTCCGGTGCGGGTGCGCGCTCCCTCCGCGGCGGCCATCAGGGGACCGGTCAGCAGCTCGGCCCGCGGGG
Encoded here:
- a CDS encoding response regulator, whose translation is MSDDFRVLIVDDDFHVAKLHAAYVDSVAGFLALPPAGSASQALQAIHSLRPDLILLDVYLPDASGLDLLHQLDVDTMILSAASDAASLRLAFRRGALGYLLKPFTAESLSQQLRSYARYRRILAQPGSVTQDTVERAKRALIPGDVIASAKPRSATEAAVLESLEPGEQYSAAEVATRVGVSRATAQRYLSSLADDGAVDIQLRYGTTGRPEHRYGLPARTGG
- a CDS encoding sensor histidine kinase — protein: MARLAGRAPLRFSTQTLLLQLGVVALVVLLSAAVHAWLTYERLGREAENQALTLARTVASDPEVRAEVQQISAQPGTPPRAELLTGPLMAAAEGARTRTGALFVVITDETGLRLAHPDAERLGERVSTDPSEALAGKEVTTRNTGTLGPSAGAKVPVFAPGSEAVAGEVSVGYSTETIGQSLARDIVPIALTAAGALLAGVLASFLLRRRLQRLTLGLEPEEISTLVHDQVAVLQGVDDGVIGVSADGRISVFNAAAQRLLGQPDLAGTPWAAAPVPAQLKALTRADAAEGDAVEFVAGARILVASARKALHGREDLGWVVMLRDRTELQQLTRQLDAVGTMSTALRAQRHEFANQLHTIAGFMSIGQHQQAREYVARLAATGPLKFPVDQAELLQDPYLQAFLGAKGVEADERGVSLRLGPETLVRGQVTEPQEVTTVLGNLIDNAVNAAVAGSAAERWVEVEVLDGPGAGGAGAGPGTLHIVVGDSGDGLPAAVAGGAEGDDVFAEGFTTSERPVRAGAGQGLGLALARQLARRRGGDVRVLERGSPGGPGAVFMATLPGTTSHGNKPDERDNDV